The proteins below come from a single Papaver somniferum cultivar HN1 chromosome 11, ASM357369v1, whole genome shotgun sequence genomic window:
- the LOC113323167 gene encoding uncharacterized protein LOC113323167: protein MAPSKHAVFSIYKSLSGGASAAGGVCRSRSVVAPLERLETSLQGSNGARTVPNSAVKFFSNDQASRDNNSEPSVNMRLDAIRPRMQMAGWSNASSTTYSEESSKVPVEYSVMVDAFRKRVQNERFGALPRGLVPNSAKVVPSRAIFGRHLHSSTPREGEANLLRPLSPHLPVYKPQISSTVSISNRISASFLSALFLSSSFVCLEMSQLCLTYGSFNQFLFYSSKLVPISLELAALATSFHLFYGVRDILRTNGVIKV, encoded by the exons ATGGCACCATCTAAACATGCAGTTTTCAGTATCTACAAATCTCTTTCCGGTGGAGCTTCTGCTGCTGGCGGAGT ATGCAGGTCTCGTAGTGTTGTTGCTCCATTAGAGCGTTTGGAAACTTCGCTTCAG GGTTCCAACGGTGCACGTACTGTCCCGAACTCTGCAGTCAAATTCTTCAGCAACGATCAAGCATCAAG GGACAACAACTCTGAGCCAAGTGTTAACATGAGGCTTGATGCCATTCGCCCAAGGATGCAGATGGCAGGATGGAGCAATGCTTCTTCAACTACCTATAGTGAGGAGAGCAGCAAAGTTCCAGTTGAATATTCAGTCATGGTTGATGCATTCCGTAAAAGAGTACAAAATGAGCGTTTTGGAGCATTACCTAGAGGCTTAGTTCCTAACTCTGCGAAG GTGGTTCCATCCAGGGCAATTTTCGGGCGACATTTACATTCTTCGACGCCACGCGAGGGAGAAGCGAATCTCCTACGACCCTTATCTCCTCATCTTCCTGTTTATAAGCCACAGATCTCCTCGACGGTTTCAATTTCCAACAGAATTTCTGCGTCTTTCCTAAGCGCTCTATTTCTCTCAAGTTCCTTTGTATGTCTGGAAATGAGTCAGCTTTGCCTTACCTATGGGTCGTTCAACCAATTCTTGTTCTATTCATCAAAGCTCGTCCCAATCTCGCTCGAGCTTGCTGCCTTAGCCACATCCTTTCATCTGTTTTATGGAGTTCGTGATATATTGAGGACCAATGGTGTTATCAAAGTTTGA
- the LOC113323681 gene encoding jasmonic acid-amido synthetase JAR1-like, with amino-acid sequence MLDEMEESNHNNVMEEFDALTKDVGRVQRETLGRILEENSEAEYLRQCGLDGRTDLESYKNCVPLVNHKDLESYIQKIADGNAGPVLTGKPITAISLSSGTTQGKPKFVPFNNELVKNTMQIYRTSFAFRNREFPTGKGRALQFIYSSKQFKTKGGLSASTATTNIYRSTEFKNTMKALQSQCCSPDEVIFAPDFHQSLYCHLLCGLIYRDEVQLVSSTFAHSIVHAFRKFEEVWEDLCSDIRDGVLSERVTNPSVRASMSRILKPNPELADLLYDTCKNLSNWYGLIPELFPNAKYIYGIMTGSMLPYLKKLRHYAGKLPLCSADYGSSEGWIAANVNPSLPPESATFAVLPDIGYFEFIPLSGDMENVGLDSTAATFVYDEAEPVGLAEVKVGEEYEIIVTNFAGLYRYRLGDVVKVTGFYNSTPELQFICRRSLLLTINIDKNTEKDLQIAVETASQRLMEEKLELIDYSSHADMTTDPGHYVIFWELSGEADDEVMGECCNILDQSFVDAGYIGSRKVKAIGDLELRILKRGTFHKILDHYLGLGAAVSQFKTPRFVGPMNSTVLQILCNNVDKSYFSTAYG; translated from the exons ATGTTGGATGAAATGGAGGAATCCAATCACAACAATGTGATGGAAGAATTTGATGCACTTACAAAAGATGTTGGTAGAGTACAAAGAGAAACCCTTGGTCGAATTCTAGAAGAAAATAGCGAAGCGGAGTATTTACGGCAATGCGGATTGGATGGAAGAACAGACCTTGAATCTTACAAGAATTGTGTTCCTTTGGTTAATCACAAGGATTTGGAGTCTTATATTCAGAAAATTGCTGATGGAAATGCCGGTCCGGTGCTTACCGGGAAGCCGATAACAGCTATTTCTTTAAG TTCTGGTACTACACAAGGGAAGCCGAAATTTGTTCCGTTTAACAATGAATTGGTGAAGAACACAATGCAGATATACCGAACTTCGTTCGCCTTTAGAAACAG AGAATTCCCAACTGGAAAGGGTAGAGCGCTGCAGTTCATTTACAGCAGCAAGCAGTTCAAAACAAAAGGAGGTCTTTCAGCAAGTACCGCAACGACAAATATTTACCGTAGCACCGAATTTAAGAACACAATGAAGGCGCTCCAATCTCAGTGTTGTAGTCCGGATGAAGTCATATTTGCGCCTGATTTCCATCAATCCTTGTATTGTCATCTCTTATGTGGACTTATCTATAGGGATGAAGTTCAACTCGTCTCTTCGACATTCGCTCACAGCATTGTCCATGCGTTCCGCAAATTTGAAGAAGTTTGGGAAGATCTATGTTCTGATATCCGTGACGGGGTTCTTTCTGAGCGAGTGACAAATCCGTCTGTACGAGCTTCTATGTCAAGAATTTTGAAACCCAATCCTGAATTGGCAGATTTGTTGTATGACACATGCAAAAATTTGAGTAACTGGTATGGATTGATTCCGGAGCTATTTCCGAATGCTAAGTATATCTACGGGATCATGACTGGGTCTATGTTGCCATATCTGAAGAAGCTGAGACATTATGCTGGAAAACTACCTCTCTGTAGTGCAGATTATGGTTCTTCAGAAGGATGGATTGCAGCAAATGTTAATCCAAGTTTGCCCCCAGAGTCAGCAACTTTTGCTGTTCTTCCCGATATTGGGTATTTTGAATTTATCCCACTCAGTGGCGATATGGAGAATGTGGGACTAGACAGTACTGCCGCTACTTTTGTCTACGACGAGGCTGAACCAGTTGGTCTAGCAGAAGTTAAAGTTGGCGAAGAGTACGAAATCATTGTCACCAATTTTGCAG GATTATACCGATACAGACTAGGGGACGTGGTTAAGGTTACAGGCTTCTACAATTCAACCCCAGAACTCCAATTCATTTGCAGGAGGAGCCTTCTATTGACAATCAACATAGACAAGAACACCGAAAAAGATTTGCAAATTGCAGTAGAAACAGCAAGCCAACGTCTAATGGAAGAGAAACTTGAACTCATAGACTACAGCAGTCACGCAGATATGACAACAGATCCAGGCCATTACGTTATATTTTGGGAACTAAGTGGTGAGGCAGACGACGAAGTAATGGGCGAATGTTGCAACATCTTGGACCAGTCTTTTGTTGATGCAGGCTACATCGGGTCTAGGAAGGTTAAAGCTATTGGAGATCTTGAACTTAGGATTCTCAAAAGAGGTACATTTCATAAGATTCTGGACCATTATTTGGGACTTGGCGCTGCTGTTAGTCAATTCAAGACACCGAGATTTGTCGGACCGATGAATAGTACTGTCTTGCAGATCTTATGCAATAATGTAGATAAAAGCTATTTCAGTACTGCTTATGGGTGA